The following nucleotide sequence is from Kiritimatiellia bacterium.
AACGACGGCATCCTGCAACTGCCGTTCGTCCTGAAGTCCGCCGAGGTGATGAAGAAGGCCGTGGACCTGCTCAAGCCGCACATGAAGAAGGACGAGAGCGGCGGGCGGCGCGGCCTGATGGTCCTCGCCACCGTCGCGGGCGACGTGCACGACATCGGCAAGAACCTCGTGGACATCATCTTGAGCAACAACGGGTTCCAGGTCGTCAACCTGGGCACGAAGATGCCGATCGAGAGAATGATGGCGGCCGTGCGCGAGCACAAGGCCGACGTGCTGGGGATGAGCGGCCTGCTGGTCAAGTCCGCGGCGATCATGGCGGAGAACATGAAGGCGCTCGAGGCGTCGGAAATCCGGATACCGATCTTCCTCGGTGGCGCGGCGCTGACCCCCGGGTTCGTGGCCGACGCGTGCCAGCCCCAGTATTCTTCGCCGGTCGTGTACTGCAAGGATGCCTTCGAGGGCCTGGCAAAAATGCGGGAGCTTTCTGAAACCGGCCGCCTGGAAAAAACCCCGCCGAAGCCGCCCTCGGCCCCGGCGGTGGATTTCGAGGCGCCGCCGGTGAGCATTGATCTTTCCCTGCCGCCGCCCAAGCCGCCGTTCCTCGGGCACCGGCTCGCCACGGATATCCGGCTGGAGGATGTCTACCCGTACCTGAACGAGACCGCGCTGATCCGCGGCCGGTGGGGCTACCGGCGCGGCAAGCTGGGCGCGGACGAATACAACCGGCTCATCGAGGACGAGGTGAAGCCTCGCCTGGAAGCCCTGAAAAAGCAGTGCGCCGAGTCAGGCCTCTTCCAACCGAAGGCGGCGCACGGCTGGTTCCGGTGCCGGGCCGAGGGCGAGACGCTGACGGTGTTCCCCGCGGACGGCGGAGAAGCGATCCCCATGGTGTTCCCGCGGCAGGCCCGGTCGCCGGGCCTCTCGATCCCCGACTTCTTCCGGCGCGACGAAGATATCGCGGGCTTCATGGTCGTGACGCTCGGCCCGGGGCTGGAAACCGAGAACGCCCGGCTGTTGCAGCGCGATCATTACCAGGACTACTTCCTGCTGCACGGCCTGGCGGTGGAAGTCACTGACGCGCTGGCCGAGTACTGGCATGCCCGGATGCGGGCGGAGTTGGGTTTCACCGAGCCGCCGCTGGCGATCCAGGATTATATCGTGCAGAAGTACCGGGGCTCGCGGTACGGGTTCGGCTACCCGGCGTGCCCGGACCTCGCGATGAACAAGAGCTGCTGCGATCTCGTCCATGCCGGAGAGATCGGCGTGACCCTGTCGGACAATTTCATGATGGTGCCGGAGGTGACGACGTCCGCCCTCGTCGCGCACCACCCGGCGGCGAAGTACTTCAATGTCTGAAGAAGAGCCCGCGGATTACGCGGATGGACGCGGATACGAGCAGGCCACATGACTAATAAATATTCCCATTTTTCCGAGGTGGACTGGGCGCACTGGAACCCGACCGAGCGCGCGACGCTGATGTTCGTCATCCGCGACGGGCAGGTGCTGCTGATCCACAAGAAGAAGGGGCTCGGCGCGGGGAAGATCAACGGGCCGGGCGGCCGGCTGGACCCGGGCGAAACCCCGCGGCAGGCGGCCATCCGCGAGGTGCAGGAGGAACTGGTCGTCACGCCCACGGGCGTGCGCGAGGCGGGCGAGCTGATGTTCCAGTTCGTGGACGGGTTTTCCATCCACGGCTACGTCTTCACGGCGACCGGCATCGAGGGCGAGCCCCAGGAAACCGGCGAGGCGATCCCGCTCTGGACGCCGCTGGACCAGATCCCGTTCGACCGGATGTGGGAGGACGACCGGGTGTGGATCCCCCTGATGCTGGCCGGCACGCCGTTCACGGGCCGGTTCCTCTTCGACGGGGACAAGATGCTGGAGTATCGGCTGGAAGAAGGCCGCGACGCTCTCCGCCACGGCGGACCGGCGTGACGCCGAATCGGTCTCACTCCAACGCGGAGCGAACTTCTCGGATCAACTGCTCGACGCGGGCGAGGATGGCGCCGATTTCGCGGCGGGTTCGGCTGCGCCACTCCATGTCGGCCAGGCGCTGCTCGTCGGCCGCGTCCAACCCGGCGAGGGCGTCTTTCAAGTACCGGCGGGCCTTTTTGAGCCGGACCAGCGTGTCGCCGGCAAACAGCGGGTCCGGCGGCCATTCTTGCTCCCGGGAAGAACGGTTCAGCGCGCCGGCCAGCTTGGCGGAGGCGAACTGGACGCCGTGCTCGATTTCATAAAAGGGGTGTTCCGGGGACGCCCCCTCGGGAATCCAACGATTGTTCTTCGCGTCGTGGTGCAGGCGCACGCCCAGTTCGCTGCACAGCTCGACCAGCGGGTGATCGGGAAGGTCTACGGGTTCGCCCTTCATCTCCTCGAGGGCTTCCTCGGCGGCGGCATTCATGTCCTCCACCCAGGCGGAGCGCTCGGCCTCCTCCTCGGGGGTCAGCGGCTCCGGTTCGGGCTCGCCGCGCTCGCGCCGCAGCCGGGAGCGTTCCTCGTCCATGATGCGCTCGAAATCCGCCTCCGCGCGGCCTTCCCGCTCGAGGCGCGCCTGGACGCGGTCCATCAGCAGGTCCATCCGGGCCGCCTCGGCGTCGGCCTCGGCTTCCGTCCGGCTGGTGGGCCTGTCGGCTTCCTCCTCGTTCCCCGCGGGCGCCGGCCCCGCCGCCCCGACCAGGCGTTCCATGAAACGTGTAATCGCTTCCTGGTTGGCCTTGCGCTGGGCATCTTCCTCGGACTCGGTCATCTGCCAGGAGGGCAGCCCGTCCAGTTCGATCCGGTAATCCGCGGACTCGATCACGACTCGCCCGTTACTCTCGCTGAACCATTCGAGGTAAAGGCTGTTCGCCCAGTGAAACGTGAAGGTCTTCCCGGACTTGTAGCCCGCCAGGAATTCCTCCATGGGGCCATCCGGCATCTTCACCTTGCGGGACGCCGTGATGTCGCCGACCACGCCGGCCTGGAGGTCCGCGAATCGGGAGAGGTCGGCCGTCTTGGGCGCCGGGTTGGTGATGAGCACGCGGTGGCCCGCGAGGTCCCGCCAGGGATTGCCCTCCAACTTCAGCGTCACCGGCCGGTCCCGGCCCGCGAACCAGAGCATTCCGGTCACGCGGCCTTTCGTCCGGTTGTCCAACTCCGCCCGGACCAGGGATTCCTCAATACGCCACGCCATGCCCTCCTCCTTACGGCAATTCCCGGAAATGGTGCTTGTGCCGGCGTTCGAGTTCCCACAGCTTGGCGTACTTGGCGAACGCGGCGTAGGCGCTGATGACGGCGATGATGAACCCGTGCATGCCGTCGAGGAATCCCGCGCGCAGGAAATACCCCTTGATGAAATGGAACGGCGGCCGGAAGAACAGGTCCAGCCACCGGAACGGCACCTCCTGCACGAACTTCTGCTGCGCGGAGATGGTGGAAAACCGGTTGGCCGTGTCCATGTGGTCGCGCAGGTCGTCGTAGGTGTAATGCCAGACAGGCCCCTTGAGCCGCTTGACAGGGCCCTTGACGACCACGGTGTCATGCGGCTCGATCCCCTCGGTGCGACCGCGGCTCTTGCGGAACAGGCGCAGCTTGACGTCCGGGTACCACTCGCCGTGCCGGATCCAGCGCCCGATGTAGTAGACCTGGCGGGGGAACTCGTAGCCCACGAACGGGTCGGTGCCGCGCTCGAACTCGGCCAGGATCTCCTCGCGCAGCGCGGGCGAGACCTCCTCGTCGGAATCCAGGTAGAGGATCCACGGGTGCAGGGCCAGGTCGCGGACCATGTTGCGCTGGGCGATGTACCCGAGCCACTCGTGCTGGTAGAACCGCTCCGTGTACTCGCGGCAGATGGCCGGGGTCTGGTCGGTGCTGAAGCTGTCCATGACGATGATCTCGTCGCACCAGGCGAGGCTGGCGAGGCAGCGGCGGATTTTCCGCTCCTCGTTGAAACAGATGACGCAGGCGGATATCTTCTCGCGCATGGCGGATCAGTCCGGCGCGGGTTCGCCGTCGGTTTCGCGCCAGAGGTCGGCGGGCAGCGTCCGGGGCCGGTCCACCTCGGCCTGGAGCACGTCCTTGTAGAACAGCTTGAGGCGGAACCCGTAGTACCGGCCCAGGTGCCCGGCCGCGCCCGGCACGCGGCACTGGATGGTCGCGATCGCCGAACCGCCGTTCGTGAGGACTCCCTCTTCGAACTCCGGAGGGCTGACCAGGACTTCCACCCGGGCCGGGTAAATACGCTGGGTTTCTTCCTCGCGGATGAACAACTGCACCTCCATCCGTACCCCCTCGGGCTCGATGGTCACGCCCGGCGCCGCGCGCAGGCGCAGGCGCAGCAGGCGCGCCTCGTCGGGAGAGTCGTCCTGGGGCAGCTTGACCTGCTCGACGGTCTCGATCGCGAGCCAGGCCGTGTAGTCCGGCGACGGGGCCGGCGGTTCCGGCGGCGCCGGGCTTACCGGGGCCGCGGGCGGCGTCGCCGTCCGCGTGCCCAGATCCTCGACGGTCTCCTTGATCGTCGCGAGCGTCGCCCGCATGGATCGCAACTCCTCCTCCATCTGCGGCGGCAGGACCGGCGGCGCCGGCTCGGGCGGAATGGGCGCCGGGGGCGGATTGGGCACCGCCGCGGCGGGCGTCTCCGACGGAGAGACCGCGGCCGGCTTTGCGCGCCGGGCAGCCCAACGCTGGTAGGCGATGAACAGCAGCAGGAACAGGAGCAGCAGGAGCAGCGTGCGGGGCGTGGCGCCCATCCGGCGCCGGGGTTCCTCCTCCCCGTCTTCCGCCGCGGTGGTCTCGACCTCGGTCTGGAGCAGGGCCTGGACCAGGAAGCGTGTCCGGCCGATCTCGATCTCGTCGCCGTGCCGCAGGTGCGCCTCGCGGACCTCCCGCTTGTTCACCAGAACGCGGTTCATCGTCCCCAGGTCTCGTACGACCAGTCCGCTGTCGTTGTGCTCGAACACGGCGTGGCGGAGCGCCACCTCCTCGTCGTCGAGGTGAATGGCGCAGGCGGGATCGCGGCCGACCGTCGTCGGCGCGCGCTCCACGGTCAGCCGGCGCCCCTTCAGGGGGCCGCTCAAAACTATGAGGCGGTACAGCATCGTTCCCCGGCTATTCTAATGAAAACCACCCGGAAGCCTAGTTTTTCCAATGTCCGGAAAAAGCGCGAGAATAATTTCCAAGGCTTGGACGCCGGCCTCACGGGCGCCACAGGTACATCAGGCGCGGCGCGTCCGAGCTCATCCAGCGCGGGAGCCGCACGGGGTTGCGCATGGAGGCCAGCCAGTCGGAAAAGGTCAGCGTGTGGGAATAACGCACCAGCTTGACCGATTTCTTCCCGAGTACTTCGGGCAACCCGTCCAGGAGGTCGGTCCAGTAGCCTATGTCATCGATCAGGCCGTATTGCTTCGCCACGTCGGAATCGAAGACGCGGCCGTCGGCCAGCTCGCGAAGCTTCTCCGGCTCGACGCCCCGGGCGGCGACCACGGCCTCGAAAAAACGGGCGTACGCGGAGTCGACGATCTTCTGCAGGATCGCCCGCTGTTCCTCCGAAACCTCTCGGAAGGGATTGAGCAGGTCCTTGTGCTCGCCGGACTTGATGGTCGTGTCCGTGACGCCCAGCTTCTCGCCGAGCGTCTTCCAGTTGAGCGTCTGCATGATCACGCCGATGGACCCCAGCAGGGCGGTCGGCTCGGCCACGATCCAGTCCGCGGGCAGGATGGCGTAGTACCCGCCGGAGGCCGCGAGGTCCTGGACATAAGCGACGACGCGGCGGTCCTCGCCGCTCTCCCGGAATTCCAGGACGGCCTGATAGATTTCGTCGGCCGAGGTCATGTCCCCGCCGGGCGAGCTGACCTCCAGGACGATGGCCGCGACGTCCTCGTCGTTCTGCGCCGCGCGGATTTGCCGGAGGATGGACTCGATGGGATCGAGCGCGGGCCCGAAGAGCGAGCCGTCGCTCACGAACCGGAACAACTCGCCCTGGACGGGAATACGCACGACCTTGGCCTCGCCCTCCCCCCACGACCAGGTCTCCTCGAATTCGGGAAACTCGTCCTCCGCCACTTCTTCTTCCGGGCTCCAGCCCGTGAGGGCGCGGCCCGCCAGCAGCCCGATGTTCATGGCCACGCTGCCGACCAGGGCCATGATCAGGAGGAGGAGCAACAACCAATAGCCCACGCGGGTCCCGGCTTTTTTCGTTTCCGTCATGGAAGGAATCTACCCGCTCGAACGCGGCGGCGCAACGCCATCGTTTCGTGATGGAGACGCCGCTCACCCGTGGCGCCAGCCTGCGGGCCGGGGGCGGCCCGTCTCCAACAGCACCTCGCTAGGGAGCCGGCAGCCGGGCTCCCGTGAGATTCACAAAGCCCGGCGTGGGCCGGCAGACGAACCGGCCGCCGGACTCGCGCAGGATGAACAGCGCCTCGATCCCCGGCCAGGACTCGATCCACTTCATCCCCTCCTCGGCCCCCATGACAAACAGCGTCGTGGCCAGCCCGTCCGCCGTCATGCAGTCCGGCGCCACGACGGTCACGCTCGCCAGGTCATGCCGGATCGGCCGGCCGGTCCGCGGGTCCAGGATGTGGGTAAAACGCTCGCCCTTCTCATCCACGAAGAAGTTCCGGTAATCGCCGGACGTGGCGACCGCGAGGCCGGAAAGATGCAGGATCGTTTCGAGCTCCTGGCCGGGCAGCGCGTCGGGGCGCGGAGCGTCCACCCCGATCCGCCACTTCTGGCCCTCGGCGTTGTGCCCGTACGCGACCACCTCGCCGCCGATTTCGACGAATGCATTGCTGATTCCGCGGGCCCGGATCACGCGCGCCGCCTCGTCCACCCCGTAGCCCTTCGCCACCGCGCTGACGTTCAGATGCAGGCCGGGCACGGCCTTGACCAGCTTCCCGTCCGGCGTCACAGACAGGCGCCCCGCCCCGGTCCGCTGCCGCGCCTCGGCCAACTCCCCGTCGGACGGGAGGTGATCCGCGCGGCCCGGCGCGCCGAAGCCCCAGAGATCGATCAGCGGGCCCAGCGTGGGATCAAATACCCCGCCCGAGCGGCGGCTCAACTCCAGGGCAAACCGGACCACGGACGCAAAGCCGGGCGAGACGGGAAACGGCTCGCCGGATTCATGCCGGTTGAACCGGGATATCTCGCTGTCCGGCTGGTAGTGAGACATCTGCCGGTTCACCTCGACGAGGCAACGATCCAGTTCGGCCTGCAGTTCCCGGAGCGCGCGCCGGCCCAGGGGCGAATCGGCCAGCTTGATCGAGTAGAGCGTGCCCATCGTCTCGCCGGTCCAGGCCGGATGCCTCGGGCCCGGCGGGTCGCGGCGCCAGGTCACGGCGGCGAACGCCACGATGACCGCCAGGACCGGCAGCAGTTTCCAGGGATTCACTTTGCGGGGCTGAATGAGCATGGGGAAGGGTTCAGGGTTCAGGGTTCAGGACGGCCGCGTGAAGGTCCACATGCAACGGAGGCTCATCAGAACTCGTCGTAGGCGATCATCTCCTTGTCCACGCCGACATTGTAGAGCATGGCGTTGACGGCGGCGATCATCGGCGGGGGCCCGCACATGTAATACTCGATCTCGGACGGATCCTCGTGCTGGGCCAGGTAGCGGTCGTGCACGACGGAATGGATGAACCCCACGGGCCCCTTCCAGTCATCCTCCGGCCGCGGCTCGCTCAACGCGATGTGGAAGGTGAAGTTGGGGAACTCCTTCTCCAGCCTGCGGAAATCTTCTTCGTAGAACATCTCGCGCAGCGACCGGGCGCCGTACCAGTAGCTGATCTTGCGCTTCGACCGTTTCGTTACGAGCAGGTCCATGATGTGGCTGCGCAGCGGGGCCATGCCGGCGCCGCCGCCGATGTACACCATCTCGCGCTCGCTGTCCTTGGCGAAAAACTCGCCGTACGGCCCGCTGACCATGACCTTGTCGCCGGGTTTTAAGCCGAAGATATAGCTCGACGCGATCCCGGGCGGCACGTTCATCCCGGGCGGCGGCGTGGCGATGCGCACGTTGAGCTTCACCAGGTTGCCCTCGGCGGGATAGCTGGCCATGGAGTAGGCTCGGAATACCGGCTCGGTGCTCTTCGCCCGGAAATCCCAGAGCTTGAAGGCGTCCCAGGCGTCGCGGAACCGCTCGTCGATGTCGAAATCCCGGTATGCCAGTTCGTACGGCGGAATGTCGATCTGGATGTACCCGCCCGCCCGGTACTTCAGGTCCGTGCCCGCGGGCAGGTCGATCACCAGTTCCTTGATGAACGTCGCCACGCTGCCGTTGGACCGCACCGTGCCCTCGAATTTCTGGATCTCGAGAACGTCCGCCGGGATGCGGATCTTGAGGTCGCGCTTGACCTTGAGCTGGCACGCCAGGCGCAGCCCCTCCTTGGCCTGCTGCTTGCTGATGTGGCCGGTTTCCGTCGGCAGGATGCTCCCGCCGCCGTCGGTCACGGTGCACTTGCACATCGCGCACGTTCCGCCCCCGCCGCAGGCGGAGGGCAGGAAGATGCGCTCCGACGCCAGCGAGGACAGCAGCGTCGATCCCGCGTCCACCGTCAGTTTCTTGTAGCCCTCGTTGATGTCAATCGTCACCGGGCCGCTCGGCGCGAGGCGCCGCGAGGCGATCATCAGGCCCACGGTCAGGAACAGGATGATCCCGGTGAAGACCACCACGCTCGCCGCGACGTATAGCACCGTGTGTTCCATGCTCCCCTTACAGGCTGATCCCCGAGAAGCACATGAACGCCATGGCCATCAGGCCGGTCAGCAGCATCGTGATCCCGAGGCCCTTCAGGCCCGGCGGGATGTTCGAGTAGCGCAGCTTTTTGCGGATGGCGCCCATGCCGGTGATGGCCAGCGCCCAGCCGGCCCCGGACGAGAAGCCGTAGACGACGGACTGCACGAAGGTGTAGTTGCGCTCGACCATGAACAGCGAGCCGCCAAGGATCGCGCAGTTGACCGTGATCAGCGGCAGGAAGATGCCCAGCGACTGGTAGAGCGGCGGGAAGAACCGGTCCAGCACCATCTCGACGAACTGCACCAGGCAGGCGATCACGGCAATGAAGCAGATGAAGATCAGGAACGAAAGGTCCAGCGCCGCGAGGGCCGGGCTCCCGGTCCAGGCCAGCGCGCCGGGCTCCAGGAAGAAATGCTTGATCGCCCAGTTCGCCGGGACCGTGATGAACTGGACGAAGATGACGGCCGCGCCGAGGCCCATCGCCGTGTCGATCCGCTTCGAGATCGCCAGGAACGAGCACATCCCGAGGAACGTCGAGAGCAGTATGTTCTCGATGAAGATCGACCGAATCGCGAGGCTGATCAATTCCATGTTCGCCTAGTCCGTTTCAAACTTTTTCGACAGCGTCCGCTGCACCCAGATCAGCAGGCCCAGCACGATGAACGCGCCCGGGGCCAGCAGCATGAACCCGTTGTTGAGGTAGCCCGCCTCGTAGGCGGCGGCCGGCACCACCCGGAACCCGAGCCACTTGCCCGAGCCGAGGATCTCGCGCACGGAGGCCACGACGACCAGCACCAGGCTGTAGCCGAGGCCGTTGCCGATGCCGTCGAGGAACGACAGGCCGGGCGGGTGCTGCAGGGCGTACGCCTCGAGCCGACCCATGACGATGCAGTTGGTGATGATCAGGCCGACGAACACGCTCAACTGCCGGCTCACCTCGAACATGTACGCCCGGAGGAACTGGTCCGCCACGATCACCAGCACGGACACGACGGCCATCTCCACGATCATCCGGATGCGGCTCGGCAGCGAGTTCCGCAGCAGCGAGATGACCAGGTTCGAGCCCGCCGTGACCACCGTCAGCGCGATGGCCATGACCAGGGCGGTCTGCAGCTTGACCGTGACGGCCAGCGAGGAGCAGATGCCGAGGATCTGGATCGTGATCGGGTTGTTCTCCGACAGCGGATCCACCAGCACTTTTTTATAGTCCCCGGCCATTCGGCTCATCCTCCGCCCCGGATACCCGTAAAATACTTTTCGTACTTTTCAAGGTCCGCGTTCAGGAACCGGTTGATCCCGTTGCCCGTCAGCGTCGCGCCGCTGATGCCGTCCACCGCGCGGTCGCTGCCCTCCGGGTAACGGTTCGCGACGGCGCCCTTGACCACCTCGATCCGCTGCAGGCGCCCGTCCTTGAAGACCTTCTTGCCGACGAACTGCTTCTGGAAGGCGTCGGTGGAGATCTCCGCGCCGAGCCCGGGGGTCTCGCCGTGGCGGTAGAACGTCACGCCGATGATCGTGCTCAAGTCCGCGTCGAGGGCTAAATAGCCGTAGATCGTGGACCACAGCCCCTTGCCGGAAATCGGGAAGGCGTAGCGCGTCACGCGGTCCCCGTCTTTCCAGAGGAACAAGGGCAGCTTGCGCTTGGCTTCGAAGTCGTCCCGGGAGATGTCGCGGACGGCGACGCCGGGCAGCACCTGCCCGGTATCCGCATCGAGCACCGTTTCCCAGATGTGCTCGCCGAAGATCTTTTCCACCTCGGCGCCGCCGATGACCCGCCCCTGCCCGTCGGTCGTGGCCACGCCGAAGGCCTTGAGCACGTTGATCTTGCGGTCCAGTTCCACCTGGAAATCCTGTTTCGACTTCAGGAGGGCCGCCGTTCCCGACAGCAGCAGGCTGCACGCGACACAGACCGCTGCTGCGTAACCCAGCATGTAGGCGTCACCCTTGGCCATGGTTCATCCTCGCCAGGTAGCGCTGCCGCCCGCGGAGGTGCGCCTGGAGCACCAGGTGGTCCAGCAGCGGGGCCATCACGTTGCAGAACAGGATCGCCAGCATGTTGCCCGCCGGGTAGGCGGGATTGAACGCGCGGATGACGACGGTCATCAGGCCGATCAGGAACCCGTAGATCCACTTGCCCGCGGGCGTCGCCGCCGCGGACACCGGGTCGGTCGCCATGAACACGATGCCGAAGAAGACGCCGCCCATGACGAGGTCGTAATAGAAGGGCAACTGGAGCACCGGGTTCGCGAGCCGGGTCGCCTCGGGCAGGAAGTTGAGCAGCGTGCCGGTCACCGCCAGTCCCAGCAGACCGCCCGCGATGATCCGCCAGGAACCGATACCCGTCAGCACCAGGATCAGAAGGCCCAGGCCCACCGCGATGGCCGAGGTTTCGCCGATGCTGCCCGGCTCCAACCCGACGATCATGCGCTGGAGCGTGAAGCCGGATTCCCGGAGGAATTCCAGGGCATCCGCCCCGGCCGGCGCGGCCTTGGCCACGGCCAGCGAGGTCGCGCCCGTGAAGCCGTCGGCCACCTGCGTCCAGTCGGTCACGGCGGCCCAGACCTTGTCGCCCGAGATCTGCGCGGGATAGGCGAAGTAGAGGAACGCCCGCGCCGTCAGGGCGGGATTGAGCACGTTGAAGCCCGTGCCCCCGAAGATCTCCTTTCCGATCACCACCCCGAACGAGACGCCGACCGCCACCAGCCACAGCGGGATCGCAGGCGGCAGGACCAGCGGGAACAGCAACCCGGTGACCAGGAACCCCTCGTTGATCTCGTGCTTGCGGATCGTGGCGAACAGCACCTCCCAGAACCCGCCGACGGCGTACGAGGTGATGATGATCGGCAGCACGAGGCGCAGCCCCTGGAGGACGTGCTGCACGAACCCCGCGCCGGCCACCCGGTTGACCGTGTTGTACATGTACCCGGCGTTGAAAATGCCGAAGAGCGTGCACGGGACCAGCGCGAGCACGACGAACATCATCGTGCGCTTGAGGTCCAGCGCATCGCGCACGTGCGGCGGGCCATCGGTCACGTCCGGAGGGGTGAGCAGGAACGTGTCCCCCGCGTCGAACACGGCGTGGAAAAGATGCAGCGGCTTGCCCGGCGCGAACCAGGGGCGCATCTTGTCGAGCATCTGTTCCACGAATTTCATGGTCAAGTGTTCGGTGTTCGGTGTTCAGTGTTCGGGACTTGTTCCTCACTATTCACTTCTTCAAACGCCTTCCTTCTCCGCCTCGGCCAGGCCGCGGTGGATGATGCCGACGAGATCCATCTTCGACGGACAGGCGAACGCGCACAGCGCGAAATCCTCGGGATCGACCTCCAGGAGGCCCAGCTTCACGGCCTCGTCCACGTCGTGCGCCAGCACCGCGCGCACGAGGTAGTCCGTCATGATCCGCATCGGCACGTAGCGGTCGTACAGCCCGGTCAGCACCATCGCCCGCGGGCTGCCGCGGCGGTTCGTGTCGAGAGGCCACTTCGCCCCGCGCCGGAGCCAGGTGGAGAGAAAACTCGGCGACCAGCTGAACACGTTCCAACCCGGCGCGATCCAGCCCATGAAATGCCGCTCGCGCCCCTCGGACAGGACGCAAATTCCCGAATCCTGGAACCGGAGCGCGCTGTCTGGTGTCACGCGTTTACCGGCCAGCAGGTCGCCCGCCACGATCCGCTGTTCGCCGTCCGCCAACCGGCCCTTCAACAACGATTCCAACGGGCTGCCGAGCCGCGCCCGGTAGTACTGCCGCGCGCCTTCCAGCACGCCGGGCCCCGCGAGCATGACCACGCGGTCCGGCGGCATCGCCCCGTCGAGGAGAAGCCGGCCGATCTGCACCAGGTCCACGGCCTTGACGGTCCATACCACGTCGTGCGGACGGATCGGATCGACGTGATGAATGTGCACGCTCGAATTGCCGGCGGGATGCGGGCCCCGGAAATAATGGATCTGCGCGTTCTTCGCGGCGGTCAGCGCCGGCGGCAGGTCGGCACGGCCGCCGGGCAGGCACAGATGCACCTTCCCGGCCGTCAGGCGCGTCATGGCATCCAGGCCCGCCTGAAAGGCCGCTTCGTGTCCGCGCACGAGCACCGCGG
It contains:
- a CDS encoding 8-oxo-dGTP diphosphatase, encoding MTNKYSHFSEVDWAHWNPTERATLMFVIRDGQVLLIHKKKGLGAGKINGPGGRLDPGETPRQAAIREVQEELVVTPTGVREAGELMFQFVDGFSIHGYVFTATGIEGEPQETGEAIPLWTPLDQIPFDRMWEDDRVWIPLMLAGTPFTGRFLFDGDKMLEYRLEEGRDALRHGGPA
- a CDS encoding glycosyltransferase family 2 protein, which encodes MREKISACVICFNEERKIRRCLASLAWCDEIIVMDSFSTDQTPAICREYTERFYQHEWLGYIAQRNMVRDLALHPWILYLDSDEEVSPALREEILAEFERGTDPFVGYEFPRQVYYIGRWIRHGEWYPDVKLRLFRKSRGRTEGIEPHDTVVVKGPVKRLKGPVWHYTYDDLRDHMDTANRFSTISAQQKFVQEVPFRWLDLFFRPPFHFIKGYFLRAGFLDGMHGFIIAVISAYAAFAKYAKLWELERRHKHHFRELP
- a CDS encoding FHA domain-containing protein; protein product: MLYRLIVLSGPLKGRRLTVERAPTTVGRDPACAIHLDDEEVALRHAVFEHNDSGLVVRDLGTMNRVLVNKREVREAHLRHGDEIEIGRTRFLVQALLQTEVETTAAEDGEEEPRRRMGATPRTLLLLLLFLLLFIAYQRWAARRAKPAAVSPSETPAAAVPNPPPAPIPPEPAPPVLPPQMEEELRSMRATLATIKETVEDLGTRTATPPAAPVSPAPPEPPAPSPDYTAWLAIETVEQVKLPQDDSPDEARLLRLRLRAAPGVTIEPEGVRMEVQLFIREEETQRIYPARVEVLVSPPEFEEGVLTNGGSAIATIQCRVPGAAGHLGRYYGFRLKLFYKDVLQAEVDRPRTLPADLWRETDGEPAPD
- the sppA gene encoding signal peptide peptidase SppA — encoded protein: MTETKKAGTRVGYWLLLLLLIMALVGSVAMNIGLLAGRALTGWSPEEEVAEDEFPEFEETWSWGEGEAKVVRIPVQGELFRFVSDGSLFGPALDPIESILRQIRAAQNDEDVAAIVLEVSSPGGDMTSADEIYQAVLEFRESGEDRRVVAYVQDLAASGGYYAILPADWIVAEPTALLGSIGVIMQTLNWKTLGEKLGVTDTTIKSGEHKDLLNPFREVSEEQRAILQKIVDSAYARFFEAVVAARGVEPEKLRELADGRVFDSDVAKQYGLIDDIGYWTDLLDGLPEVLGKKSVKLVRYSHTLTFSDWLASMRNPVRLPRWMSSDAPRLMYLWRP
- a CDS encoding FAD:protein FMN transferase yields the protein MLIQPRKVNPWKLLPVLAVIVAFAAVTWRRDPPGPRHPAWTGETMGTLYSIKLADSPLGRRALRELQAELDRCLVEVNRQMSHYQPDSEISRFNRHESGEPFPVSPGFASVVRFALELSRRSGGVFDPTLGPLIDLWGFGAPGRADHLPSDGELAEARQRTGAGRLSVTPDGKLVKAVPGLHLNVSAVAKGYGVDEAARVIRARGISNAFVEIGGEVVAYGHNAEGQKWRIGVDAPRPDALPGQELETILHLSGLAVATSGDYRNFFVDEKGERFTHILDPRTGRPIRHDLASVTVVAPDCMTADGLATTLFVMGAEEGMKWIESWPGIEALFILRESGGRFVCRPTPGFVNLTGARLPAP
- the nqrF gene encoding NADH:ubiquinone reductase (Na(+)-transporting) subunit F, translating into MEHTVLYVAASVVVFTGIILFLTVGLMIASRRLAPSGPVTIDINEGYKKLTVDAGSTLLSSLASERIFLPSACGGGGTCAMCKCTVTDGGGSILPTETGHISKQQAKEGLRLACQLKVKRDLKIRIPADVLEIQKFEGTVRSNGSVATFIKELVIDLPAGTDLKYRAGGYIQIDIPPYELAYRDFDIDERFRDAWDAFKLWDFRAKSTEPVFRAYSMASYPAEGNLVKLNVRIATPPPGMNVPPGIASSYIFGLKPGDKVMVSGPYGEFFAKDSEREMVYIGGGAGMAPLRSHIMDLLVTKRSKRKISYWYGARSLREMFYEEDFRRLEKEFPNFTFHIALSEPRPEDDWKGPVGFIHSVVHDRYLAQHEDPSEIEYYMCGPPPMIAAVNAMLYNVGVDKEMIAYDEF
- the nqrE gene encoding NADH:ubiquinone reductase (Na(+)-transporting) subunit E, whose translation is MELISLAIRSIFIENILLSTFLGMCSFLAISKRIDTAMGLGAAVIFVQFITVPANWAIKHFFLEPGALAWTGSPALAALDLSFLIFICFIAVIACLVQFVEMVLDRFFPPLYQSLGIFLPLITVNCAILGGSLFMVERNYTFVQSVVYGFSSGAGWALAITGMGAIRKKLRYSNIPPGLKGLGITMLLTGLMAMAFMCFSGISL
- a CDS encoding NADH:ubiquinone reductase (Na(+)-transporting) subunit D, which produces MSRMAGDYKKVLVDPLSENNPITIQILGICSSLAVTVKLQTALVMAIALTVVTAGSNLVISLLRNSLPSRIRMIVEMAVVSVLVIVADQFLRAYMFEVSRQLSVFVGLIITNCIVMGRLEAYALQHPPGLSFLDGIGNGLGYSLVLVVVASVREILGSGKWLGFRVVPAAAYEAGYLNNGFMLLAPGAFIVLGLLIWVQRTLSKKFETD
- the nqrC gene encoding NADH:ubiquinone reductase (Na(+)-transporting) subunit C, which encodes MAKGDAYMLGYAAAVCVACSLLLSGTAALLKSKQDFQVELDRKINVLKAFGVATTDGQGRVIGGAEVEKIFGEHIWETVLDADTGQVLPGVAVRDISRDDFEAKRKLPLFLWKDGDRVTRYAFPISGKGLWSTIYGYLALDADLSTIIGVTFYRHGETPGLGAEISTDAFQKQFVGKKVFKDGRLQRIEVVKGAVANRYPEGSDRAVDGISGATLTGNGINRFLNADLEKYEKYFTGIRGGG